The DNA segment CGATGAAGTGGCTTATGTCCGCTTTGCCTCTGTTTATCGCTCCTTCAAGGATATCAGCGAGTTTATGAGCGAACTCAAAGATTTGCTGGGAAAACAGAAATCCTAAGGACTAAGGACTAAGGACTATGGACCGTGGACAATGGACCAAAGACAAAAAATGGATGACAAGGGCCATCGAGTTGTCTAAGAAGGCCAAAGGGCAGACTTCTCCCAATCCCATCGTTGGTGCGGTTATCGTCAAAAATAATAAAATTATTGCCGAAGGTTTTCACAAAAAAGCGGGCAGTGACCATGCTGAAATTGTGGCGTTGAAAAAATTGCGGAAAGGCCAAGCCAAAGGGGCAACCTTGTATGTGACGCTGGAACCGTGTTGCCACAAGGAAAAGCGAACACCGCCCTGTGTGGAGGCGATTCTCGCCGCCGGTTTTCGCCGCGTAGTGGTGGGAACTCTCGATCCCAATCCAAAAGTGTCGGGAAAAGGTGTCCGACACCTTCGTGGGGGGGGGTATAGGAAGGGGTCCGACACTTCCGCTCGAAGGGGGGTGTCCGTGACGACCGGTATTTTGGAAAAAGAATGCCGCGATCTGAATTTTGCTTACAATAAATGGATTAAAACAGGCCTTCCTTTTGTGACGCTCAAAGTTGCTTCCACGCTGGATGGAAAAATTGCGGACGCTTCCGGCAACTCGAAATGGATCACTGGAGAAAAAAGCCGAAGACTTGTGCATCAGATGCGAAGCGAGGTGGATGCCATTTTGGTCGGTGCCGGCACCGCGCGGAAGGACAACCCTCTTCTGAATGTCCGCTTGCCGCGC comes from the Deltaproteobacteria bacterium genome and includes:
- the ribD gene encoding bifunctional diaminohydroxyphosphoribosylaminopyrimidine deaminase/5-amino-6-(5-phosphoribosylamino)uracil reductase RibD → MTRAIELSKKAKGQTSPNPIVGAVIVKNNKIIAEGFHKKAGSDHAEIVALKKLRKGQAKGATLYVTLEPCCHKEKRTPPCVEAILAAGFRRVVVGTLDPNPKVSGKGVRHLRGGGYRKGSDTSARRGVSVTTGILEKECRDLNFAYNKWIKTGLPFVTLKVASTLDGKIADASGNSKWITGEKSRRLVHQMRSEVDAILVGAGTARKDNPLLNVRLPRYIGKQPMAVVVAGKKPLSKNLKLFKVKNRTVVIEQNKKGCVDLKALLKKLGKIGVTHLMVEGGGAIFSSFLKEKLTDRLCLFLAPKLLGGQALDWFPKSNIRNLKDALELDNISVKTLRDDMLIEGFLRK